The nucleotide window GTAGCCTGTCAAGCGCCTCTGTTACGATGCTTATTGCCGTGTCAAAGCCGAAAGTAAAATCCGTGCCTGAAAGGTCGTTGTCTATGGTCTTTGGCACGCCTATTGTTTTTATTCCTTGCTTGTATAATTTTGCGGCAACACCAAGCGTATCATCGCCGCCAACGGCTATAAGCGCATCCAGTCCAAGCTTCTTTATATTATTTACAACCTTCTCTGCCATTTCAGGAGACTTGAAGGGGTTTGTCCTGGATGTGCCGAGGATCGTCCCACCCCTGGGAAGTATGCCCGATGCTGCTTTGGTATCCAGCGGCACGGTGTCAATCTCCACCAGCCCTTTCCATCCGTCCTTGATGCCGATAACTTCATAACCGTAATTGACAGCCTTTTTTACAACTGCCCTTATTACAGCATTAAGTCCGGGGCAGTCGCCGCCGCCTGTAAGAATTCCTATTTTCATAATCTCACCTCCGTTTTTAGCTGATAGCTGATAGCAACTACTATGAGCTATGAGCTACGTTCACTGTTTTGCCATCTCATCCAATATCTCTGCTGTCCTGTCTTTAACAGGCAGATACACCTTAAACACGCTCCCTTTTCCGGCCTCGCTTTCCACCTCTATTTTACCGCCGTGCGCCTCTGCAATCTCTTTGCAGATGCTTAAGCCGAGACCCACGCCGCCCGCGCCTGTTGTCCTTGCCTTATCCACTCTGTAAAAGCGGTCAAATATATGAGGAAGGTCTTCCTCTGCAATGCCCATGCCTGTGTCAATTACTTTAATTATAGCCCAATTATCCGACTGTTCCAGCGAAATCTCTATCCTGCCGTCCTTTGGCGTATATTTAATGGCATTATATATCAGATTGAACAGAAGCTGGCCTATCCCAATCTTGTCCCCCATTATAACAACACCTTCTTTCTTAGCCATAACCATATCAATGCCTTTGTCTTTTGCCAGAGGCAGGGTTTGATTAAACCTCTCTTCAACAATCCCATCCAGCTTTATATTATCATTAGGCAGTCTAACCCTGCTGTCAAGTTTTGCAAGATTAAGGAGGCTCTTTACAAGGGCGCTCATCTTATCTATCTCTTCAAGGCTGCTCTTAATAACCTCCTTGAAGCCTTCTACTGTTTTTTCAGTTTTAAGCGCAATCTCCATCTCGCCTTTCAGAACAGTCAAAGGGGTTTTCAGTTCATGAGACGCATCTGCTGTAAATTGCTTCATCTGTTTAAAAGAAAGTTCAAGCCTTGCAATCATGTCATTAAATGTCTTTGCCAATCTCCCGAGTTCATCTTTAGGGCCGGAGACATCTAATCTCTCGTTTAAGCTCCCTGCCTCTATCTTTCTGGCAAGGACTGTAACCATATCCACAGGGCTAAGCGCTTTTTTTGCAAGGAACCAGCCCACACCGCTTGCCAATATTACAGCAAGAGGGATTCCAAATATCAGGATATAAAACAAAGCGTTTAGCGCCGCAGTAGATTCCTGCAGCGGCGCGCCGACCTGCAATATGCTTATTAGCTGGCCATTTTCCATTAAAGGAAATGTAACAATCCTGACCGGATACTGGCCTATGTTTTTTATGGTCTCATATGTGGCATTGCCGGCAATAGAATGATGATACGTCTGGGCTGACAAAGGAAGATGGTTTTTCCCGAGGGTTGAAGATGTAAATACTATCTTGCCATATTCATCCATCAGTTGAATAAAATTGCCTGATGTCTTTATTCCAAAGAAATGCTCAAGAAAGATATCAAAGTTTTGAGGCAGATTTACGGTGCCGGGCCTGAATACTGCCCTGGAAACCATATCGGCCATGGAGAATAACCGCGCATCAATTGAGCTTATAATGTTTCTTGAGAGCGCAACATACAGGATAGAGCCGAATGTGATGAGGCTGGCAGCAAGAAGCGTTGTATACCAGATTGTCAGTTTAGCCCGGATGGGAAGGGTCATAATAAGTAAGGATTAGAGGTTGTTTTCAAAACTTTATCAGAGAAAATACCGGATAGTCTTTGAGTTTGCTTCTGCCGTTGAGCGCCTCAATCTCAGAAAGGAATGCGCATCCTACAATCTGGCCGCCCATTTTTTCTATAAGATGTATAACTGCCGACATCGTTCCGCCTGTTGCCAGTACATCGTCTGCTATAAGCACCTTTTGGCCGGGGCTTACGGCATCCTGATGTATCTCAAGACTGTCTTCGCCATATTCTAATTTATAAGATGCCTTATGGGTTTTGTGCGGCAGCTTGCCGGGCTTTCTCACGAGTATAACCCCTGCGCCAAGCTTGTATGCCAGCGCCGCCCCCACAATAAACCCCCTTGCCTCAATACCTACAATCAGGTCAATGTGCTTCCCGACATAGCGGTGGCTCATCAAGTCCACTGTTGTCTGGAATGAAACAGGGTCTTTTAAGAGCGTTGTTATGTCTTTAAAGAGTATCCCCTTCTTAGGGAAATCAGGGACATCTCTTATAATCTTTTTTAACGCTTCTACCATAATCATCCCTCCTATGAAACTCAAACAACAACTCAAAACTCAAATGTCAAATCTCAAAATTAAAACTCAAAACCTTAAAACTGATTTAAAAGTTTTGAGTTATAAGGCTATAGTTTTGACTTTTGAGTTATGTTTGAGTTTATACTATAAACTATTTTAAGGCAAGAAAAAAAGAGGGTTTCTTGGCTTCTTGTCCTTTCTTACTTCAAAGTGCAGATGCGGACCGGATGAATTGCCGGTATTCCCCAATCTGGCGATAACACTCCCCTTCTCCACCATCTCCCCGCCCTTTACAAGGTTTTCCCTATTATGTGCATAAATCGTGATGAAGCCGTCTTTGTGCTTTAACATCACCATATTGCCGTAGCCTCTTACGCCGTCGTCGCTGTATATAACCTCGCCGTCAGCAGCGGCTAATACAGAACTGCCTGTCGGAGCGGCTATATCTATTCCATCATGCTTTTTTCCATTCCTTACGCCAAATAAAGAAATCATCTCACCCTTTACAGGCCATGAAAATCTCCATTTTTCCACAACTATCTTGCCTTCCGGTCCTTCTTTTGATTCTTCTCGGGAGGGAGATTGGTTGTTTGTAGATTTGCGTATATCTTGAGTCTTCGGTTCCCTGCTTAAAACTTGCGGGGACAAGCTTGAGTCTTGCAACTGATATGGTTCAACCTTTAAAACCTGCCATGCGCCCGGTATAAATAGTTTCTGTCCTTCTTTTATCTGCGTTATATCGGTAATGTCATTAAATTCAGCCACATCCTGAATATCAACATTATAAGTCTTTGCTATCCTCCACAAAGTCTGGCCCTTTTCTATTTTGTGATAAACTCCGTATGAAATAGCGCAGCCAAGCAAAACAAGACAGGCCACAGACCAAAGACTCAGGACTAAAGTCTTTAGTCTCGTGTATTGTGTCTGTTTTAATGAACCGAACCTGTCCACTTTTTTGCCGCAATAAAACCTAATATTAAAAGCCAAATAAAGATTAAAGACAGGACATTAAAATATTTTTCAATAAATTCCTTTATACGTTGACCAAATCTATGTATCAGCCATGCAACAATATAAAACCTAAGAGACCTTCCAACAATTGATGCGATAGTAAATGTAAAGATATTCAGCTTAAATGCGCCTGCTGTGATTGTAATTAATTTATACGGTATCGGCGTAAATGCGGCAATAAATACAATCATGGCATTATGCTCCTCATACGAGCGCCTTATAATCTCATACTGAGAAGTCACGCCATAGAACTTGATTATAGGAAATC belongs to Deltaproteobacteria bacterium and includes:
- a CDS encoding ATP-binding protein, encoding MTLPIRAKLTIWYTTLLAASLITFGSILYVALSRNIISSIDARLFSMADMVSRAVFRPGTVNLPQNFDIFLEHFFGIKTSGNFIQLMDEYGKIVFTSSTLGKNHLPLSAQTYHHSIAGNATYETIKNIGQYPVRIVTFPLMENGQLISILQVGAPLQESTAALNALFYILIFGIPLAVILASGVGWFLAKKALSPVDMVTVLARKIEAGSLNERLDVSGPKDELGRLAKTFNDMIARLELSFKQMKQFTADASHELKTPLTVLKGEMEIALKTEKTVEGFKEVIKSSLEEIDKMSALVKSLLNLAKLDSRVRLPNDNIKLDGIVEERFNQTLPLAKDKGIDMVMAKKEGVVIMGDKIGIGQLLFNLIYNAIKYTPKDGRIEISLEQSDNWAIIKVIDTGMGIAEEDLPHIFDRFYRVDKARTTGAGGVGLGLSICKEIAEAHGGKIEVESEAGKGSVFKVYLPVKDRTAEILDEMAKQ
- a CDS encoding adenine phosphoribosyltransferase is translated as MVEALKKIIRDVPDFPKKGILFKDITTLLKDPVSFQTTVDLMSHRYVGKHIDLIVGIEARGFIVGAALAYKLGAGVILVRKPGKLPHKTHKASYKLEYGEDSLEIHQDAVSPGQKVLIADDVLATGGTMSAVIHLIEKMGGQIVGCAFLSEIEALNGRSKLKDYPVFSLIKF
- a CDS encoding M23 family metallopeptidase — protein: MACLVLLGCAISYGVYHKIEKGQTLWRIAKTYNVDIQDVAEFNDITDITQIKEGQKLFIPGAWQVLKVEPYQLQDSSLSPQVLSREPKTQDIRKSTNNQSPSREESKEGPEGKIVVEKWRFSWPVKGEMISLFGVRNGKKHDGIDIAAPTGSSVLAAADGEVIYSDDGVRGYGNMVMLKHKDGFITIYAHNRENLVKGGEMVEKGSVIARLGNTGNSSGPHLHFEVRKDKKPRNPLFFLP
- a CDS encoding YqaA family protein, which codes for MEGRRQHILKRLYDWVLHWAHTPYGTWALFILAFTESSFFPIPPDVLLIALAISIPAKSFRYAFICSLGSIIGGLFGYLIGWQMMDIIGFPIIKFYGVTSQYEIIRRSYEEHNAMIVFIAAFTPIPYKLITITAGAFKLNIFTFTIASIVGRSLRFYIVAWLIHRFGQRIKEFIEKYFNVLSLIFIWLLILGFIAAKKWTGSVH